The following DNA comes from Pongo pygmaeus isolate AG05252 chromosome 9, NHGRI_mPonPyg2-v2.0_pri, whole genome shotgun sequence.
TTACAGTATAAatcatatacacaaatataagcAAGTAATTCCAATATAATAGATTACTATAATGCTAGCTCTAAgtatttctgttgttgttttgcttactGCTCTATTCCAAGACGTAGAACATATTAGGAGcgcaataaatgtttgctgaatgagtgaaCTGTTAGGTGAATTCTTGATTATACAATAGCTGTATAGTCTGTGGTCTAAATGTATTCCTATAAAACAGTGTTTATAATCATcttaaaatcatttgataaaaatataaactttacaaATCTCCAAGACTGTATATCCCAAAGAAATAATAGCCTTACTCTCAACTCATTGGAATAAATGATGTTAAGAAGATAGCATCTATCTTTTGTGTTTTCACCAGAACAATTTGTATTACTAAGTTGTATTACAAAATTGTTTGCACTTATTTCAATATATACAGTAACATGGTAACctcttttattttacataatgttTCTAAAGAGTGACACCTTCCCAGAATGAGGTTGGCTTCATTGTGAGAACTATTGTTGAAAACAAACCATGCTTAAATGTTTCTTTGGAGCAAACCTTATTCATCCAGCCCTGGGGACAAACTCTTTAAGGATACCTGCCTGTGTCGACTTTGGCGTCTAAATCGACACAGATTATTTCTCACATATGGGGATTTGGAACACCATTTCTGTGATCACTCTTTCTTTCATGTTGATTGCCAGTCATTTCTCCAGATTGCCATTCTCTActtctctatttctctgtttCATACTATTTCTTACCACTCctttctggaatgcaatgtgtcttggtgcaaaaaaaaaaaaaaaaaaaaagcacagcagTTGGAGCCAGATAAAGAAGGATTTAAAAATGGAATCTGCCACCTTCTGGGGACCTTCAGCTGATTCCTTAATTCTGAATATCAATTTACTCCTCTGTAAAAGATGACAGCCAGCAGAATGCATGTTATTTCTGCCTTTTAAGAAGCATGACAAGTGGGAGCTACATGGAAAGGtattcaatccactccacacaGTTTCAGGATTAAAAGACCGTTTGTGCTAGGAAACTGTGTTTGCagttaagaaaacaaagaaacttcATTCTGTAGATAGCCCTTTGGTCCTTAGCTAAAGATAGTATGCTGTGTTTTTCACTCTATCAATTATGGAGCCCAGAATATTTATCCAAAATTTGGAAATAGCTAGAAGATAAAAGAAGCTATAAATACACATGAATAAGGCAGTAACAATGTTATGCTACACCTAGTACAgcatattttttatattagtaatataaaaaataaaattctgtgaaTTTTTCTTAAAGACGAAGAGTACTTTGATGAATGTCATAGATccttagaaataaaaggaaaaaaagccaaCAACGTTTTTAGCTCtaggttagaaaagaaaaaaaaaagatgtacaaaCTTCAAATTAGTTCTATCaagtccttttgtttgtttgtttgttttgtttttttgttttttttgagatggagtctggctctgtcacccaggctggagtgccgtggcgcgatctccgctcactgcaagctccacctcctgagttcacgccattctcctgcctcagcctccccatctgggaatacaggcgcccgccaccactcccggctaattttttttgtatttttagtagagacgggggtttcaccgtgttagccaggatggtctcgatctccttacctcgtgatccgcccgcctcggcctcccaaagtgctgggattacaggcgtgagccaccgctccaggcCAAGTCCTATTTTATAAAGCAAATTTAATCAATAATGGGTGATAAATTTGAATAGATATCTTTTTAGCATGTATGGAAATGATCACTTGATTTTTATCCTcagctgtattttaaaatatgttatattagTAGATTTCCTAATGTTGAAGCGTCCATGCATCtatggaataaatcccacttggatATGATTACTCTTTTTTCTGCTGCTAaatgtttgctaatattttattcagtattttgtgTTGATATTCCAAAGTAATATttgtctgtggttttctttttgtgtatgcAATCTTTTCAAATTTTGCATCAATGTTGTGCTCACTTTGTAAAAATGACTTTGGAGggagtttttcttctgttttaagcTCTGAACCAGTTTAAATACTATTGGAATTATCTCTTCTGTGGTAGACTTCTCCTGTGAAACCATCTGGGAAAGTAATTTTTGTGATGTAACTCTGACAACTTTTTCCATTGCTTCTGTGGAACTGACTCTTTGGATTTTCTACCTGATcgagaattcattttctttaattatatttttctagaaaacagTCCATTTCATTCAGGCCTTTTATTTCACTTGACTAATGctcaaaatgtcattattttaatgTCCTCTATTTCTATGGTTTTCTctctttgtaatttcttatttgttcttctttttctctgaattagGATAGACAGCAGCTGATATATATTACTAATGTTGAAAGAACAAGCTCTTGAATGTATTTATTGTctctactttttttctaattcaatattttctgattttaactttattaattcctactctgttttcttttaattttactatGTCTTTTTCTGACCCATAAGTTAAttgtttatttatctttattgcttgtttaatataatatttaaaattatttttctgttttagctGTATACTATCTCATAAGTTATAAAAGGTTACATTTTCATAGCTTTTTTCTAGGCATtctgcaattttatattttttctttgacctaCAAGTagcttaaaagaaaatgttaaatatcaaagtaataaagtatttttgctttctaattatataattatgCTTTAGTTTTATTGCATGATGATCAAAGAACATTGATGGGActatttttaatatatcaaatTTATTGAAGTTTGCTTTTGTGACCTAATATTCACTCTTCATGTGACTGTTTTTTGACCCTTTGATTAAAAGGTATGTTTTTAATATCTAGGACACAgaactacacatacacacacacacatacacataaaaaattGGATGTTTATATAGAAAAAACTAGTTTATGTAAGTAATTAGATTTATCTCTCTATTATCTTCTTGACATTTTCtacatcttttatctttttctataaacctgctttatcagagactaaaAGCTGTAATTTAAAGTTCCCTTCCAATAATGTTAATTTCTCTTATAACTCCTGATGTTCTACTATGTGATGCATAGAGAGTCATAACCATTACATATTTATTGTAAATTGTATCGTATACCATTATAATGCTtttgcatttaacttttttttattgaatTTCCATTCTGACTGAAAGTCAgcctgtttgtttgcttgtttgtttatatttaccTGTTATATCTTTAGtcaccattttattttcaatctttctgAATCACCTGGTTATAGATGGGTTTCTTGTATGCCGCATAGAGTTGTATTCTGCTCTTTGATCCAGTCTGACTCGTGTTCTTTTAACGAAGAAGTTAGAACATTTACCTTTTTTAatttgacagataaaattgtgtgtatttatcatgtacagcatgatgttttgaagtacatTTACAATGTAGAATGGCTAAATCTAGCTAGTTAACAAATACATTGCCTCACATAGGTGTCTTTTAAAACACAGTACCCCCTTATTCTTAGGGGATATATTCTAAGTCTCCAATAGATACCTGAAAtcacagatagtaccaaaccctatttGCCATCAACTGGAACACcattttctgttcatgtcttccacATGCTATTCTGTGAAATTGTGAGTCCCCTAGCCTAAATTTTCCTGTCAAATTTCCCTATTAGCTCACAATGAACCCTCCTTCCATGGCCCTTGTATTTTAGTCACGGTTCTCCAGAGAGAAAGAATCAACTGGATTAGGTAGCTCAGAGATACAAATACAGATTaggtatagatagatagacagatagatagatagatagatgagaggggatttattagggAAAATGGCTCAAATGATTATGGAGGCGGAGAATTTCTATGacaagctgtctgcaagctggagattCTGAGATGCCAGCAGTGTGGATCAGTCCAAGTGTGAAAACctcagaaccaggaaagccaatgGGATAACTCTCAGTCCAAGCCCAAAGACCTGAGAATCCAGGGACCACTGGAGTTTGTTCTGGAGTCCCAGAGCCAAAGAGCCTGGAGTTCTGAATATCCAAGGACTGGAGAACAGTTTCCCACCTCCAAGAGACAGAGGAAATccttttttctgcattttctgttCTATCTTGGCCCCCAGccgattggatgatgcccactcaAATTGAGGGCAGGTTTTCCCCCCTCAGTCCACTAACTCACATGTCAACCTCctctggaaacatcctcacactcacacacccagCAGTTCCTTAGGTGTTCCTtaattcagtcaagttgacacctaaaattaacgaGTAGAGCCCTATTTGAGTTGCACTTTGTGTCCTCTCAGACACTTTATTCTTCATATGGTTTCCAATAACCCACTACCAGAGCAAGAGGGGTCATTTCAAATGAGAGCTTCAATTACCAGAAGTCCTTGTGCTAAAAGTGCAGAGACAGCTCTACTGTGGGAGATTTGGCAATATTAATCACTCACTCCCCCTTTCCTGTGGGTCTAATTAGTGAGAATGACTGGAGCCAAAAGAGGATGAAAATACCATTGCATCTTTATTCATAGCCATGCTGAAGAGGCAAAGATGTCAGGACTCGCACCTCCCTCTCAGAACCCGGACTCTAACTTAACCCAGTGGGAGGCAAGAGTAGAGGTTAGGATTGAAATAGCACAGATTCTGGCTTGTCCTCACCATGAGCTTGCCTTACATTAGTACCAATAGTTTGGTGATGAAGACACTGGGCACATTTCCATCAATGACCAACTTGTCAGTCTCTTTCAATCTTACCTGTCCAATTAATCTAACCTTCTCTCATAGAGTGGACCAagtaagaaagcaaaaatatggATAGAGTGTATTCACTTCTGAATTGTTCCCTCCTGGCAAGTGGTATTCTGTCCTTTGGTGGATACTGCTAGTTGTCTACACAATAGCCATGTTAGCACCTTCTTCCTTAGCAACAAAATTCTACTTTTTAAGGATGATAATGTTATCAAGTGAAATGCTGtttctcagcctcctttgcagGTAGGGATCGCGAATAACTTGTCAGTAACAGTCATATGTTAAATAGGTAAAGTACCCATTTGCTTATGCTCACTCCTGTGTCTTCCTGCTGCTTGAAATATGGACAAAATCTTAAGAGGTCTAATGGCCATCTGGAAATCATGATGCATTATTGAGAATGAAATCTCTAGCtagacagaagagaaaaaagatggagagagacacTGAGTGCTTGATGACTCAGCACTGTCAAATCTGTCCTAGACTGCCCACCTCTGGATGCCGTTTATGTTGGAGGACAATAAACACTTATATGCTTCAGCCACTGCAGTCAGACTTTTGTTACCAGCAGCTGAAGTGGTTTGTAAATGATACATTTCTGCTATGGAAGTTTGAGGGAAGAAAGGGTGCTACGCATCTAAGCTAAGAGTTAATGCTGAGTCTGCCACGGACATCCTCTCATCTGCCTCATGAGCACAGGGAAACCACCTCCTTTTCCTTCCAAAGATCCACTGGAAGTTCTCCTTGTACTCTCGCTCTTCCTACTTGGAGGGTCACTTACCTCTCTTCTCCCACCTGGTTAGAAATGTGAGAGACAACAGTTTACTCCTCCTGATACTCCAAAACTATGTCATCACTTAATTGTTTAATAATTCTATTTGGACATCAATGTTAATAATACTTGCATGTTTCCAGTTTACAACTGATTACAGATTCTGATTGTAGCTCAGCGTCAGAGTTATAGATTTAAAAGTCACCATGAAATGCATGGTTGTTGAAGTCACCTGAGTCAGAGAAATGCCTCAGGAAGAGCCCAGAAGAGAAGGAGACCAAGAACTGAACCTAGAGGAATCTCAACCTTAAAGATGCTtcctaaagagaaaaaagtagcCTTGCTAGAAATTAAAATGTCATGATGTGAGGAGATGACGGAGTTGTGGTCTTGTGACAGAAGGACTCATTTTAGGACAGATCTGACACTCAGTTTCAAATTACTTCTCTGTTACTGTAATGCAACAGCCCTCAACCCTCCTTCTAtttgtttaacactgtgagaacAAACAATTCCTTAACATCAGCCCAAAACAATATGCAAGATGACCCATCCTTGGTTGGAGACAGAAGTGCAGGCCTTCTGAATttatttaatgttgtattttctgTGGAAGCAATAGATGCTGTTATTTGGCTGTTACAAGAGCCAAGAAAAGTCTCTCTGAGTTTTTGTCTTGTCAGATCCTCAGTCACAAAGGAACTTCTTTCCAAAAGATCCAAGCCAGTGTCTTCATTAAGTCAAATATACTTTCACGGCTACTCACCCCAGTGCCAATATGGAGTGAATACAGGGAAAGTTATTCTTGGACTTTAATGCATTGATTACAtaattgttcctttccattcatatcCTATGCCCTGACTTAGTTCTTGTTCCCACTCATTTATACCAAtggtaattgtttttttttctttatccatataAAAGTAGATTTACTTTTGTCCTTCCTTATTCTTGGTTCTTTTCTAATATCCCAAGACCCCCATGGACCTAGACATAGACAGTCCACTGGAGGGTGGGATTCAGCAAAGCCCAGAGGACTGACCAGCAGTGGTTGAGTAAGGTATTACATCAATtccaataaatgaattaatatatttaaggTACCTCAAACAGTGCACGAACACATAGTGCAAGCTCAGTAACTGTTAAgtgtcattattatcattaacAAAGCATAATCCAAGTATCAGAATTTTTCTCCTCCAAAGATCTTCTTCCTCTAGCAGATTTGGAGAAGATAGAGTTTGTCTCACATCTCCTGTTGGTCAGCCCTGTGCTGCGGTTGTTTCTCTGCCCTGCTCTCAGCTCTCCCTCAGAATGTCTCCTGGTCACAAGCTGGAGCACTGAGCTCTTCAATGTAGAACAGCAGAATCTTTAGCAGAATAATACAGAGTGGTCTTTGGCACTCAAAATCCAGATCCCTTCCAGACTCCCTGAGAGTGGGACGTATAATATGACTCCTCTTTCTTTCCGATTCTGTATTGATTAACTGtaatacacatacagacacacacacacacacacacacacacacaaacatgcacacacgtTGTCAGAACTGTAAAATCTAAATCCACTTTAAAGAATAAGCAATCTTCCTAAAATCCAATAATGTGCTCAGTATCTCCAGAGCAAGGCAGAGGCCACATTTTACAGATCATGCAAATCTGTGGagttcttctttgttttttcttccagcCTGAGTCTCCAGAGCCTAAGAAATTGGCCCAATTATACAGGATCACCTACCCCTGATTACTATTCCAAGGCCCAGAAGCtttaaaactttgaaataaaagaTGTGAATTTGATTTATCCTTACACAGCAGATCATAGAAAATTCTTGTGTGAGGGCTTCTTTtatgtacacacatgtatatgaaAAGGAGGGTTTATGATCTTCCTGAGCAAGCAACCTCCTGAAGAGCTGGAAGATTATATTAGCATTGGCACCAAGGTATCTACCATTGATCTTTAATAAAGTCTGCTCATGTAACTAAAGAGAAAACACTCCTCAACCTTTATATCACCACCTGCCCCTTGTTCCAGCCAGAAACGTTCTTGCTCAGAAAAACCCATTTAGCCTAccaagaaaagaatggaaggcaTGGAGCCTCATCTTACTCATCTCTTGGGCCTAATACAGAGTTCAGTAAACAAAAGGCATTTCGTAGATGCTAAGTTGCATGCAATGAGCCAATTTAAGTGTTGCAAAATAATATAGTCCTCAAGGAGAGTATAGGAAGGAGATTTCCAATTCTTAAAAGTGGAGAGGAGACCCTCTTtgaggaaaaatattaaaattcctcCACCTATAAATAGAAAGACACTCGAGTATCATGCTTACTGAGAATCGGTTGCCAGTGATACGAAGAGACCCATTAGAAGAGCACTCTCTTCAGGGTTTTGCCCAGGGCAAGTTTAACATCCTTATTCCTCAAACTGTAGATCAAAGGGTTAAGCATGGGAACCACATTGGTGTAAAAGACTGAGGCAAATCTGCCGTGGttcatagagccaggaaaagatGTTGTTAAGTAGGTGAATGTCCCTGACCCAAAAAACAGAGCAACAACAATTATGTGGGAGCCAGATGTGCTAAAGGCTTTGGATCTGCCCTCTGCAGAAGGAATACGGAGGATGTTGGAGAGTATCAAAGCGTAAGAGATGATGATGCTTATGCTGGATAGCATGATGATTACtccaacaacaatgaaaaatacCAGCTCACTGACATGGGTGCTGGTGCGGGAGAGCTGCAAGAGGGGGAGAACTTCACACAGATAATGGTCAATGACATTGGAATCACAGAAGGTCAGTCGCAGCATGCTTCCAGTATGGGCCATGGCCCCAGCAAACCCTACCACATACGAACCAAACATCAGCAGAAAGCAGACCCTTGGGGACATGGTGACCATGTAGAGCAGGGGGTTGCAGATGGCCACATAGCGATCATAGGCCATTGATACCAACACATAGCACTCAGAATtgacaaagaaacagaagaaaaatagctGAGTCATACATCCCACATAAGAGATGATACTTTCTGACACAAAGTCATTCAGTATTTTGGGGGTAAACACACAAGAATAACAGAGATCTATAAAGGACAAGTTGAAGAGGAAAAAGTACATGGGGGTGTGAAGGCTAGGATTTATCCCAATTAAGGTGATCAAGCCCAAGTTGCCCACCACAGTGAACACATAGATCCCtaagaatagaaggaaaagagggagctGGAGCTCCGGCTGTTCTGATAATCCCACAAGGATAAACTCAGTCACTGAGGAGCTGTTTTTCAGAGTCATTCTCTCTTGGCGAGTTGTCTGTGGAAACAGAGGGCAAAACACAAAGAGTCATGACAGGCACAAGCATGGCTAAGGGAAGAAGACTCTAGCAGACCAGCCAGTGTGCAGATGCCCTTTCTTCCGTCCTCCCTCATCTACACACCTCCCCACCCTGAGGTATTGACAACGTGTCTGTGAGAGGATCTGAGCTCTGCTGGGCCGATCATGAATTCAAGCTAGCATCTGTTACCATGGGCAGCAAGAATTCTGTCTCTGCTTGAGAGATGAGGAGGGAGACAACACACCTGAATTGGCTGCCCAGGGACTCTCAGAAAGACACCCTGAGAACCAAGAGCACAACCTGGGCCACTGCCTCAGGAGCTGAGAGACCAGAGCTCTCAAGGTCCCCAGGATGCCCTCCcattctctgcctccatctcccaactAGATAGTGGATTTCCATCTGGAGAGAAAGCCAAGAGTGTTCCCTACTGGCTCTTTACATCCCACCCACCTCCTCGAAGactctccattccatctcacatcaGCGTCAGTGTTGAGAGCAGAGACGGGATCCATATTTCCCAGAGCCCTTGGTTGTGGGTTTCAAAGAAACCATCAGGAAAGACAGGATTCAGACCTTCACCTTCCTTCTCCCGGGCCCCACTCAGTGCTGGGCCTTATACCGTCTCTTTTTCCGTTAGCCAGAAAGCAAAAATGGTGCTGCTTGTGCAGAATGCACACAGCCTTGCCTATTACCTCTTTTGACTCCCTTGGTGCTGAGAATCAGAGCTTTTACAGACCCCAGGCTCCAAGGTGCTCAAGGAATAGACTATGGTTTCTGTTTGTGGATTTTCCCAGGTGGTCTCGGCAACTTCCGGAAAGAAAACTAGGAACTCTCATTTTGACCAGAACCCCAGCTGTCATATCACAGAGGAATTTAAGCTGCTTGACGATCTCAGGGACCTGATTAGACACAGTTTCCCCTGGGAATTTCTCCAAGATCTGTCTCTATAGGGAAGGAATTGCACTCTTTGTTTACAGCCTGGATAACAGTGCTTACCTAGCATCTTGGGAGTGGGGGTCCCACTCAAACTTTCCCTCTACTCCAGGGATTTCATGTTATTCAGTGCTGAGTTTGAGgactcattttttcctttctcattaaCTCTCAGAGCCTAAGCTTGAATTTAAGGGTGAATAGCCCCAACCTTAGCCACCATCTCCAAATCTTCACAGGGAGCTATAAGAGTAGGACCCCTCAAAAAAGGTCAGATCAGATCTATAGAGAGCACCTCAGATAAAAGGCTTCTTGGACCATGCGCTGCTCAGAACAGAAACCACACCACCTCCACCACAAACACCACCTACTCGCAGCTCTAATAAGGGCCGCAGACAGGCCTTTACTATATATGAAGAGATTAAAATATCACAACACATATGCTAGAAAgcacacactaacacacacacacacacccccccctaCACAGAGTTACTCTCTAGGCATGCAGTCTTAAGGTATAATGGGAGATGGATGTAAGGGTTTAATCCTGCCATTTTCAGATGACAAAGCTGCTCTCCATATGATCTGCTAgatgaatattttaagaaaaattcaaaGACATGGGAGCATCTGCATTTGTAAGTTTCACTAAGGCTGCCTAAAATAATCCCAGTTCGTCTGGGACGGTCCTGACTTACACTCATTATCTctgtataattattaataacataccCTTTCACTCTCAGAAGTGTCTGGACTTGGACAACAAATTATGTGATCACTGGATTAAAAGAGCAGAAGTAGCTTTTCAGGTCTGGCCCCCAGTGTCTCCTAAATCCACTGACTTTCATCCCCTTTTGGACGGTCTCTGTCTTTCACCCTCCTTGCCCTCAAGGTCTTCCTTAACTGAGCCTGCCCTTCTGGACAACCAATGCTATCTCTTAAGGAAAACCTGTCTTCAAAAATGGGAAAGACATTAACTGCAAGCTGCTTCTGATTAATATCTAGCCCAAAAATCCTAAAGCAAAGAAGTACAACCCCTAGTTACCTGCCTAAAatcagtgaaaaggaaaaaaaataaaaataaagggataggaATTACCTAGGTATAAGGAACAAATATTAGTACATTGTTGTACATCACTGTATATGAGTACAATAAATTGGTTGGCAGTACTTGACAAACTTggacatatacatacattttgaCCCAGTGTTCCACCCTTAAGTgtatactaaataaaaataagtaggcATATTTACCTAAAGACATGCCAAGATTGTGCACAGCAGCATTGTCCTTAATAGCTACAAACTGAAATCACCCCATCTGTCAGCCAACTGTAGACTGGATAATAAATGGTAcgatgttaataaaataaaattccat
Coding sequences within:
- the LOC129009042 gene encoding olfactory receptor 8B4, with the translated sequence MTLKNSSSVTEFILVGLSEQPELQLPLFLLFLGIYVFTVVGNLGLITLIGINPSLHTPMYFFLFNLSFIDLCYSCVFTPKILNDFVSESIISYVGCMTQLFFFCFFVNSECYVLVSMAYDRYVAICNPLLYMVTMSPRVCFLLMFGSYVVGFAGAMAHTGSMLRLTFCDSNVIDHYLCEVLPLLQLSRTSTHVSELVFFIVVGVIIMLSSISIIISYALILSNILRIPSAEGRSKAFSTSGSHIIVVALFFGSGTFTYLTTSFPGSMNHGRFASVFYTNVVPMLNPLIYSLRNKDVKLALGKTLKRVLF